A portion of the Streptomyces coeruleoprunus genome contains these proteins:
- a CDS encoding NADH:flavin oxidoreductase/NADH oxidase yields the protein MSALFEPRTLRSLTIPNRVWMAPMCQYSAEPAGPNAGVAQDWHFAHYAARATGGTGLILVEATAVSPEGRISPYDLGIWNDTQAESLRRITGFLKSQGTVPSIQIAHAGRKASTDQPWKGGAPVGADGHGWQPVGPSPLPFDEGHPVPDELTKDQIAEITGRFAAAARRALDAGFEVVEIHGAHGYLIGEFLSPHSNHRTDEYGGSFENRTRFALEVVDAVRAVWPEELPLFFRISATDWLEDEAGWTADETVRFAALLQEHGVDLLDVSTGGNAPRVRIPVGPGYQVPFAARVKAETGLPVAAVGLITETEQAEKILANGEADAVLLGRELLRNPSWARHAARELGAEVHVPAQYHRSV from the coding sequence GTGAGCGCACTGTTCGAGCCCCGCACCCTGCGGTCGCTGACCATCCCCAACCGCGTCTGGATGGCCCCGATGTGCCAGTACAGCGCCGAGCCGGCCGGGCCGAACGCGGGCGTGGCGCAGGACTGGCACTTCGCCCACTACGCGGCCCGCGCCACGGGCGGCACGGGCCTGATCCTCGTCGAGGCGACCGCCGTCTCCCCCGAGGGCCGCATCAGCCCGTACGACCTCGGCATCTGGAACGACACCCAGGCCGAGTCGCTGCGCCGGATCACCGGCTTCCTCAAGAGCCAGGGCACGGTCCCGAGCATCCAGATCGCCCACGCGGGCCGCAAGGCGTCCACCGACCAGCCCTGGAAGGGCGGCGCCCCGGTCGGCGCGGACGGGCACGGCTGGCAGCCCGTCGGCCCGAGCCCGCTGCCGTTCGACGAGGGCCACCCGGTCCCCGACGAGCTGACGAAGGACCAGATTGCGGAGATCACCGGCCGGTTCGCGGCCGCCGCGCGCCGCGCCCTGGACGCCGGCTTCGAGGTCGTCGAGATCCACGGCGCCCACGGCTACCTGATCGGCGAGTTCCTCTCCCCGCACAGCAACCACCGCACCGACGAGTACGGCGGCTCCTTCGAGAACCGCACGCGCTTCGCGCTGGAGGTCGTCGACGCGGTGCGCGCGGTGTGGCCCGAGGAACTGCCGCTGTTCTTCCGGATCTCGGCCACCGACTGGCTGGAGGACGAGGCTGGCTGGACGGCCGACGAGACCGTGCGCTTCGCCGCCCTGCTCCAGGAGCACGGCGTGGACCTGCTCGACGTGTCGACCGGCGGCAACGCCCCGCGCGTCAGGATCCCGGTCGGCCCCGGCTACCAGGTGCCCTTCGCGGCGCGGGTGAAGGCCGAGACGGGGCTGCCGGTCGCGGCGGTCGGCCTGATCACGGAGACCGAGCAGGCCGAGAAGATCCTCGCCAACGGCGAGGCGGACGCGGTGCTGCTGGGCCGCGAACTGCTGCGCAACCCCTCGTGGGCCCGGCACGCGGCACGGGAGCTGGGCGCCGAGGTCCACGTGCCCGCGCAGTACCACCGCTCCGTGTGA
- a CDS encoding ArsR/SmtB family transcription factor: protein MTTATSPRALAHPAREEIRLEEVLHALADPMRLRVVRELAAAGAEVTCSSVELPVTKSTSTHHFRVLRESGVIRQTYQGTAKMNGLRRDDLDALFPGLLDAVLAAAGHQSARDTSR, encoded by the coding sequence GTGACCACCGCGACCAGCCCGCGCGCGCTCGCCCATCCCGCGCGTGAGGAGATCCGCCTCGAAGAGGTGCTGCACGCCCTCGCCGACCCGATGCGGCTGCGTGTCGTACGCGAGCTCGCGGCGGCGGGCGCCGAGGTGACCTGCTCCTCCGTCGAACTCCCGGTCACCAAGTCGACCAGTACGCACCACTTCCGGGTGCTGCGCGAGAGCGGCGTCATCCGCCAGACCTACCAGGGCACGGCCAAGATGAACGGCCTGCGCCGCGACGACCTGGACGCGCTCTTCCCCGGCCTCCTGGACGCCGTCCTCGCCGCCGCCGGACACCAGTCGGCACGCGACACCTCGCGGTAG
- a CDS encoding peptidoglycan-binding protein: protein MKSNEKATERSTRTYSGLSRRAGLALVTAALAGGLLAQAGVPAYADTASSSRAAAVAVAQTRTAQVPVLRQGSRGVDVATAQDLLSAAGRPVTADGDFGPRTTAAVKAFQQSRGLAADGAVGARTWEALAVTVQSGRRGAAVKAVQRQLVDNGARVAVDGEFGPATAAAVKAFQQAKGLAADGVVGARTWTALLAGGGGTVPPAPGKPGDASELRRRIVSVARGQIGVSEPNGCRVYLTSCKTTAWCAAFVSWTWRQAGLPKDAVPNTLVARGVGLWGQQRGQFHASHPKPGDIVVWGAPAMKTGGHVGIVVAVHADGRIDTVDGNYGDKVTLRRGINPKTATTRGHKISGYVSPRGA, encoded by the coding sequence GTGAAGTCCAACGAGAAGGCCACCGAGCGGTCCACCCGCACGTACAGCGGCCTCTCCCGGCGGGCCGGCCTCGCGCTGGTGACCGCCGCGCTCGCCGGTGGTCTGCTCGCGCAGGCCGGTGTCCCCGCGTACGCGGACACCGCCTCCTCCTCCCGGGCCGCCGCCGTGGCCGTGGCCCAGACGCGGACCGCCCAGGTGCCCGTCCTGCGCCAGGGCTCGCGCGGCGTCGATGTCGCCACGGCGCAGGACCTGCTGTCCGCGGCCGGCCGGCCGGTCACGGCGGACGGCGACTTCGGTCCGCGGACGACCGCGGCCGTCAAGGCGTTCCAGCAGAGCCGCGGTCTGGCCGCGGACGGTGCCGTCGGCGCCAGGACGTGGGAGGCGCTGGCGGTGACCGTGCAGTCCGGCCGGCGCGGCGCGGCCGTGAAAGCCGTACAGCGTCAACTGGTCGACAACGGCGCCCGCGTGGCGGTCGACGGTGAATTCGGGCCGGCCACGGCCGCCGCGGTGAAGGCGTTCCAGCAGGCCAAGGGCCTGGCGGCCGACGGCGTCGTGGGCGCCCGGACGTGGACGGCGCTGCTGGCGGGCGGGGGCGGCACGGTCCCGCCCGCGCCCGGCAAGCCCGGCGACGCCTCCGAGCTGCGCCGGCGGATCGTGTCGGTGGCACGCGGCCAGATCGGCGTCTCGGAGCCGAACGGCTGCCGCGTCTACCTCACGTCCTGCAAGACGACGGCCTGGTGTGCCGCGTTCGTGTCGTGGACGTGGCGCCAGGCGGGCCTGCCCAAGGACGCCGTGCCCAACACCCTGGTGGCGCGCGGCGTCGGGCTGTGGGGCCAGCAGCGCGGGCAGTTCCACGCCTCCCACCCGAAGCCGGGCGACATCGTCGTGTGGGGCGCGCCCGCGATGAAGACCGGGGGCCACGTCGGCATCGTCGTCGCCGTCCACGCCGACGGCCGCATCGACACCGTGGACGGCAACTACGGCGACAAGGTCACGCTGCGGCGCGGCATCAACCCGAAGACCGCCACGACCCGGGGCCACAAGATCTCCGGATACGTGAGCCCGCGCGGCGCCTGA
- a CDS encoding class I SAM-dependent methyltransferase codes for MKRDDRTARIREVRRRLAQEGPAWTRDREADFDTVTVPERDCDELRDLLVREGVQTVVEVGLAYASSALAIGEALVTVDSACPRHVIIDPFQERDWSNAGWDLLCSAGLDSIARLMLTPSSIALPRLLTEGFVADAAFVDGSHRFHEVFVDLYFLRKIVRPGGLIVVDDDWAPSVRTAVHYYEQNLGWTVIPDAFPSAIVTTDGAGLRAGPRARCRALRLPDPSFEPPFEEFRAF; via the coding sequence GTGAAGAGGGACGACCGTACGGCGCGGATTCGAGAGGTACGCCGTCGGCTCGCGCAGGAGGGGCCCGCGTGGACGCGGGATCGCGAGGCCGACTTCGACACGGTCACGGTGCCCGAGCGCGACTGCGACGAGCTGCGCGATCTGTTGGTCCGCGAGGGCGTGCAGACGGTGGTCGAGGTCGGTCTCGCCTACGCCAGTTCCGCGCTCGCGATCGGTGAGGCGCTGGTCACGGTCGATTCGGCGTGTCCCCGGCACGTCATCATCGACCCGTTCCAGGAGCGTGACTGGTCCAACGCCGGCTGGGACCTGCTGTGCTCGGCGGGGCTGGATTCGATCGCCCGGCTCATGCTCACTCCTTCGTCGATCGCGCTCCCGCGACTTCTCACCGAGGGGTTCGTCGCCGACGCGGCATTCGTGGACGGCAGTCACCGGTTCCATGAGGTCTTCGTCGATCTCTACTTCCTCCGGAAGATCGTCCGGCCCGGCGGGTTGATCGTCGTCGACGACGACTGGGCGCCGTCCGTGCGAACCGCCGTGCACTACTACGAGCAGAACCTGGGGTGGACGGTCATCCCCGACGCCTTCCCCAGCGCAATCGTGACCACGGACGGCGCCGGTCTGCGGGCCGGACCAAGGGCTCGTTGCAGGGCCCTGCGCTTGCCGGATCCGTCGTTCGAGCCGCCCTTCGAGGAGTTCCGGGCGTTCTGA
- a CDS encoding cellulase family glycosylhydrolase: protein MGLSHSGNRPPSRRRPLRALFAAGTAAALLWAAGAAVGGTATADTGPAAVRAAGAAAPAAPVAGDDWLRTRGNRIVDARGDEVWLTGTNWFGFNTTERVFHGLWSGNIAEITRSMAQRGINIVRVPISTQLLLEWRDGRATVPSAVNTYANPELTGKNTLQVFDHWLALCKQYGIKVMLDVHSAEADNAGHVHPVWWKGAITAEDFYQGWEWVTARYRDDDTLVAMDIKNEPHGGAGENPRAKWDGSTDQDNFKYACETAGRRVLAVNPNLLILCEGIQIHPKDGATWSSTAASDYHSTWWGGNLRGVRNHPVDLGTGNDRLVYSPHDYGPLVAPQPWFTGDWNRTTLERDVWDPNWLYLHKENKAPLLIGEWGGFMDAGPNEKWMRALRDLVVEHRIHQTFWCLNPNSGDTGGLLLDDWKTWDEQKYALLKPALWQHGGKFVSLDHQVPLGGTGSTTGVSLGEVYGDGGGDPADTTPPTAPTGLAATTTTGSVTLTWRPATDNVGVTGYDVHRDGTRVNTTPVTGTTFTDSGRSPSTAYTYVVRARDAAGNVSAASAALSVTTAPGDGGPSGAVKVRYRDNDGAAGDNAIRPGLRVVNTGSAPLDLSTVTARYYFTRDGGSPTVSAWCDYAAVGCARVTLRIVPLATPLSGADAYLEVGFTGGTLAAGQDSGDLQLRMSKTDWSPFDETDDYSRTPATTYTDAPAVPAYTGTALAWGRPPA, encoded by the coding sequence GTGGGACTGTCACACAGCGGGAACCGGCCTCCGAGCCGCCGCAGACCTTTACGCGCGCTGTTCGCGGCGGGCACGGCCGCCGCGCTCCTATGGGCCGCCGGAGCTGCCGTCGGCGGTACGGCCACCGCCGATACCGGACCGGCGGCCGTGCGGGCGGCGGGCGCCGCGGCGCCCGCCGCCCCCGTCGCCGGCGACGACTGGCTGCGCACCCGCGGCAACCGGATCGTCGACGCCCGGGGCGACGAAGTCTGGCTCACCGGCACCAACTGGTTCGGCTTCAACACCACCGAACGCGTCTTCCACGGCCTCTGGTCCGGCAACATCGCCGAGATCACCCGGTCCATGGCCCAGCGCGGCATCAACATCGTCCGCGTGCCGATATCCACCCAGCTGCTCCTGGAGTGGCGCGACGGCCGCGCGACCGTGCCCAGCGCCGTCAACACGTACGCCAACCCCGAACTGACCGGCAAGAACACCCTCCAGGTCTTCGACCACTGGCTGGCCCTGTGCAAGCAGTACGGCATCAAGGTCATGCTCGACGTGCACAGCGCCGAGGCCGACAACGCCGGGCACGTCCACCCCGTCTGGTGGAAGGGCGCCATCACCGCGGAGGACTTCTACCAGGGCTGGGAGTGGGTGACGGCCCGTTACCGGGACGACGACACGCTCGTCGCCATGGACATCAAGAACGAGCCGCACGGCGGAGCCGGGGAGAACCCGCGCGCCAAGTGGGACGGTTCGACGGACCAGGACAACTTCAAGTACGCCTGCGAGACCGCCGGCAGGCGCGTCCTGGCCGTCAACCCGAACCTGCTCATCCTCTGCGAGGGCATCCAGATCCATCCCAAGGACGGCGCGACCTGGTCCTCCACCGCCGCGAGCGACTACCACTCCACCTGGTGGGGCGGCAACCTCCGCGGTGTACGGAACCACCCGGTGGACCTCGGTACGGGCAACGACCGGCTCGTGTACTCCCCTCACGACTACGGCCCCCTCGTCGCCCCGCAGCCCTGGTTCACCGGCGACTGGAACCGCACGACCCTGGAACGCGACGTCTGGGACCCCAACTGGCTCTACCTCCACAAGGAGAACAAGGCGCCCCTGCTCATCGGCGAATGGGGCGGCTTCATGGACGCGGGCCCGAACGAGAAGTGGATGAGAGCACTGCGCGACCTCGTCGTCGAACACCGCATCCACCAGACCTTCTGGTGCCTCAACCCCAACTCGGGTGACACCGGCGGCCTGCTGCTCGACGACTGGAAGACCTGGGACGAGCAGAAGTACGCCCTCCTCAAGCCCGCCCTGTGGCAGCACGGCGGCAAGTTCGTCAGCCTCGACCACCAGGTCCCCCTCGGCGGCACCGGCAGCACCACCGGCGTCAGCCTCGGCGAGGTGTACGGCGACGGGGGCGGCGACCCCGCCGACACCACCCCGCCCACCGCGCCGACGGGCCTCGCCGCCACCACCACCACCGGCTCGGTCACCCTCACCTGGAGGCCGGCCACCGACAACGTGGGCGTCACCGGCTACGACGTCCACCGCGACGGAACCCGGGTGAACACCACGCCGGTCACCGGCACGACGTTCACCGACTCCGGCCGGTCACCCTCCACCGCGTACACCTACGTGGTCCGCGCCCGGGACGCCGCCGGGAACGTCTCCGCCGCCTCGGCGGCGCTCTCCGTGACGACCGCCCCGGGCGACGGCGGCCCGTCGGGCGCGGTCAAGGTGCGGTACCGCGACAACGACGGCGCGGCCGGCGACAACGCCATCCGGCCCGGTCTGCGGGTCGTCAACACCGGGTCGGCCCCGCTCGACCTGTCCACGGTGACCGCGCGCTACTACTTCACCCGCGACGGCGGCTCCCCCACCGTGAGCGCCTGGTGCGACTACGCGGCCGTGGGCTGCGCCCGGGTCACCCTCCGGATCGTCCCCCTGGCCACCCCGCTGAGCGGCGCGGACGCCTACCTGGAGGTCGGCTTCACCGGCGGCACCCTGGCGGCGGGCCAGGACAGCGGCGACCTCCAGCTCCGTATGAGCAAGACGGACTGGTCGCCCTTCGACGAGACGGACGACTACAGCCGCACGCCGGCCACCACGTACACCGACGCCCCCGCCGTCCCGGCGTACACGGGCACGGCCCTGGCCTGGGGCCGGCCTCCCGCCTGA
- a CDS encoding MFS transporter: MDGERRGWYPCLLGGAVFAVCMAGTTLPTPLYGLYQEKFGFSELIVTVVYAVYAFGVIGVLLLAGNTSDAVGRRPVLLAGLVFAAASAVCFLAAEGLGWLYAGRLLSGLSAGLFTGAATVYVLELAPQGDASRATFVATAANMGGLGCGPLLAGVLAQYAAWPLYLPFAVHLALVAGSVAVLLWLPETVRERRPLSTVRPQRPGVPPRVRAVFGPAATASFVGFALFGVFTSVSPAFLAQSLDVHDHAVSGLVVALAFFASTAGQSAVGRVGTRRSLPLGCAGLLAGLALLAGALHWDLLPLVVLSALVGGGGQGLAFRGALSAVAAASPADRRASVVSTLFVVAYAGISVPVIGVGLLVSPIGLEGAGLVFIACMAALVSTAAVYLLRRPVRATT, encoded by the coding sequence ATGGACGGTGAACGTCGAGGGTGGTACCCGTGCCTGCTCGGCGGGGCGGTGTTCGCCGTGTGCATGGCCGGCACCACGTTGCCGACCCCGCTCTACGGCCTCTACCAGGAGAAGTTCGGCTTCTCCGAGCTGATCGTGACCGTGGTGTACGCCGTGTACGCCTTCGGGGTCATCGGTGTGCTGCTCCTGGCGGGCAACACCTCCGATGCCGTGGGCAGGCGGCCGGTGCTGCTGGCGGGCCTCGTCTTCGCGGCGGCGAGCGCCGTCTGCTTCCTGGCCGCCGAGGGACTGGGCTGGCTGTACGCGGGCCGGCTGCTGTCGGGGCTGTCCGCCGGGCTCTTCACCGGGGCCGCCACGGTGTACGTGCTGGAGCTCGCACCGCAGGGCGATGCCTCCCGGGCCACGTTCGTGGCCACCGCCGCCAACATGGGCGGGCTGGGCTGCGGTCCGCTGCTCGCCGGAGTGCTCGCGCAGTACGCCGCCTGGCCGCTGTACCTGCCGTTCGCCGTCCACCTCGCGCTGGTGGCCGGCTCGGTGGCCGTCCTGCTGTGGCTGCCGGAGACCGTACGGGAGCGGCGGCCGCTGAGCACGGTGCGGCCGCAGCGGCCGGGAGTGCCCCCGCGGGTGCGGGCGGTGTTCGGGCCCGCGGCGACCGCCTCGTTCGTGGGGTTCGCTCTGTTCGGGGTGTTCACGTCGGTCAGTCCGGCGTTCCTCGCGCAATCCCTCGACGTGCACGACCATGCTGTGAGCGGACTCGTCGTCGCGCTCGCCTTCTTCGCCTCGACCGCGGGCCAGTCGGCGGTCGGCCGGGTCGGGACGCGACGGTCGCTGCCACTGGGCTGCGCCGGGCTGCTCGCCGGGCTCGCGCTGCTCGCGGGAGCGCTGCACTGGGACCTGTTGCCGTTGGTGGTGCTGAGCGCCCTGGTCGGCGGGGGCGGGCAGGGGCTGGCCTTTCGCGGGGCGCTGTCCGCGGTGGCGGCGGCGTCTCCCGCGGACCGTCGCGCCTCAGTGGTCTCCACGCTCTTCGTCGTGGCGTACGCGGGTATCTCCGTGCCGGTGATCGGTGTGGGGCTGCTCGTGAGCCCGATCGGCCTGGAGGGTGCCGGTCTGGTGTTCATCGCGTGCATGGCCGCCCTGGTCTCGACCGCGGCCGTCTATCTGCTGCGGCGGCCGGTGCGCGCGACGACGTGA
- a CDS encoding glutamate--cysteine ligase yields MKDRNPGGVPPTMGVEEEFFLVHPAGRGAAAAGTRVVARVPPALAERVSGEFTEYQVEGRTAPCSDAQELRTELLGVRSGLAAAARAEGLRLCASGTPVIGGDGGRADVGGHPRYRAGVLQYRAMHDDFAVCAFHVHVHLPDREAAVLVGNHVRPWLPLLVAMSANSPFHQGRDTGYASWRSVIRGRFPCLGPPPYAESLADHERLATAIAATEAMLEPGMPFWDVRPNPALPTLEVRTMDVLPDVNDTVALTTLIRALVVTAAERVADGDPGPRPSSELLRAACWRAARDGWPGAGVDVLTGRVVPFSVQARDLVDHVRHTLRAYGDEEDVTAFLRRLSEHGSGADRQRTHLAAGRDLTAVVDALIQETNAPTPLAPPDKPT; encoded by the coding sequence GTGAAAGATCGGAATCCGGGCGGCGTACCCCCCACCATGGGCGTGGAGGAGGAGTTCTTCCTCGTCCATCCCGCCGGCCGCGGGGCGGCCGCCGCCGGTACGCGCGTCGTCGCACGCGTCCCGCCCGCCCTGGCCGAGCGGGTCTCCGGCGAGTTCACGGAGTACCAGGTCGAGGGGAGGACCGCGCCCTGCTCGGATGCCCAGGAGCTGCGTACGGAGCTGCTCGGCGTCCGCTCGGGCCTCGCGGCCGCCGCCCGGGCGGAGGGCCTGCGCCTGTGCGCGTCCGGCACTCCGGTCATCGGCGGCGACGGCGGCCGCGCCGACGTCGGCGGCCACCCGCGCTACCGGGCCGGCGTCCTGCAGTACCGCGCCATGCACGACGACTTCGCCGTCTGCGCCTTCCACGTCCACGTCCACCTCCCCGACCGCGAAGCCGCCGTCCTCGTCGGCAATCACGTACGGCCCTGGCTGCCGCTCCTCGTGGCGATGAGCGCCAACTCACCCTTCCACCAGGGCCGCGACACCGGCTACGCCAGCTGGCGCTCCGTGATCCGCGGCCGTTTCCCGTGCCTGGGACCACCGCCGTACGCCGAGTCCCTCGCCGACCACGAACGGCTCGCGACCGCGATCGCGGCCACCGAGGCGATGCTGGAGCCCGGCATGCCGTTCTGGGACGTCCGGCCCAACCCGGCCCTGCCGACCCTCGAAGTCCGCACCATGGACGTCCTGCCGGACGTGAACGACACGGTCGCCCTCACGACCCTGATCAGGGCGCTGGTGGTGACCGCCGCCGAACGGGTGGCGGACGGGGACCCCGGCCCCCGCCCGAGCAGCGAACTGCTGCGCGCGGCATGCTGGCGCGCCGCACGCGACGGCTGGCCCGGCGCCGGCGTCGACGTGCTGACCGGACGGGTGGTGCCCTTCTCCGTACAGGCGCGGGACCTCGTCGACCACGTACGGCACACCCTGCGCGCGTACGGGGACGAGGAGGACGTCACCGCGTTCCTGCGCCGTCTGTCCGAGCACGGCTCGGGCGCCGACCGCCAGCGCACCCACCTGGCCGCGGGCCGGGACCTGACCGCGGTGGTGGACGCCCTCATCCAGGAAACAAACGCGCCCACGCCCCTCGCCCCGCCAGACAAGCCGACTTGA
- a CDS encoding DNA/RNA non-specific endonuclease, which yields MAAKKRASTAHKPSTSGQDKLINDLKQFIRTRGSSYLSDPNVSSIGIGYKEKDGKRGKELVLQFTVDTKARPEALDDLKTTEIPRVIDIGGGVKVATDVVQRSYKPHFLVVPEGETPQRQTRVNPVRPGVSVGHVKVSAGTFGCVVFDRNDGSPCVLSNWHVLNGLRGELGDAVVQPGKKDDSRIALNRLGELRRAHLGTVGDCAVSTITDRDFVREILDLDVTPTKLGEPQIEDRVVKSGRTTGVTHGVVTRPFAKVSINYGLPVGVREIECFEIRPDPQLTPEGDEISLPGDSGSAWMFTNRSGKPTDVLAGLHFGGEGDLDPDERALACFPQAVFDELKITLAPPDPESLEAVTGYDPGFLAVPIATPQLNPSIKDDAVRLDGSETIPYTHFSLALSESRRFAFWVAWNIDGGTLKKLDRKGIDFAKDPRLPAAAQVSNELYRGKKNRLDRGHIARRADVVWGTLPEARKANKDSFFYTNITPQMDDFNQSGRDGIWGHLEDAVFEDVRVDQLRVSVFGGPVFHDDDRVFRGVRIPREFWKVLVFTEDGKLKCKAFLLTQNLELAEALDLDEFRVFQVKLSEIQKRARLRFPAAMTRADTLVVPESLEDRAPLESQSDIDWS from the coding sequence ATGGCTGCCAAGAAGCGTGCGTCCACCGCTCACAAGCCATCCACCAGCGGCCAGGACAAGCTGATCAACGACCTCAAGCAGTTCATCCGCACCAGGGGATCGAGCTATCTGAGCGATCCGAACGTGTCCTCGATCGGCATCGGCTACAAGGAGAAGGACGGGAAGCGGGGCAAGGAACTCGTCCTGCAGTTCACCGTCGACACAAAGGCACGCCCAGAAGCGCTCGACGACCTGAAGACGACCGAGATACCCCGGGTCATCGACATAGGCGGCGGCGTCAAGGTGGCCACCGACGTCGTGCAGCGCAGCTACAAGCCGCACTTCCTGGTGGTGCCCGAGGGCGAGACACCGCAGCGGCAGACGCGCGTCAACCCGGTCCGTCCGGGCGTGAGCGTGGGCCATGTCAAAGTGTCCGCCGGTACCTTCGGCTGCGTCGTCTTCGACAGGAACGACGGCTCGCCCTGCGTGCTGAGCAACTGGCACGTGCTGAACGGCCTGCGGGGCGAACTCGGCGACGCGGTCGTCCAGCCCGGCAAGAAGGACGACAGCCGCATCGCGCTGAACCGTCTCGGCGAACTCAGGCGTGCCCACCTCGGGACGGTCGGTGACTGCGCCGTGTCGACCATCACGGACCGTGATTTCGTGCGGGAGATCCTCGACCTCGACGTCACGCCGACGAAGCTGGGAGAACCGCAGATCGAGGACAGGGTCGTCAAGAGCGGCCGCACCACCGGTGTCACGCACGGCGTGGTGACCCGGCCCTTCGCCAAGGTCAGCATCAACTACGGACTGCCGGTCGGCGTGCGCGAGATCGAATGCTTCGAGATAAGGCCCGACCCGCAGCTCACGCCGGAGGGCGACGAGATCAGCCTGCCCGGCGACTCCGGATCGGCCTGGATGTTCACGAACCGCTCCGGCAAGCCCACGGACGTCCTCGCCGGACTGCACTTCGGCGGCGAGGGGGACCTCGACCCCGATGAGCGGGCCCTGGCCTGCTTCCCCCAGGCGGTCTTCGACGAGCTGAAGATCACCCTCGCACCGCCGGACCCGGAATCGCTGGAGGCCGTGACCGGTTACGACCCGGGCTTCCTCGCGGTGCCGATCGCCACCCCGCAGCTCAACCCGTCCATCAAGGACGACGCCGTCCGGCTCGACGGGTCCGAGACGATCCCCTACACGCACTTCTCACTGGCCCTGAGCGAATCGCGCCGGTTCGCCTTCTGGGTGGCCTGGAACATCGACGGCGGCACGCTCAAGAAGCTCGACCGGAAGGGCATCGACTTCGCCAAGGACCCGCGCCTGCCGGCCGCCGCCCAGGTCAGCAACGAGCTGTACAGGGGCAAGAAGAACCGGCTCGACCGGGGCCACATCGCCCGCCGCGCCGACGTCGTCTGGGGCACGCTGCCCGAGGCGCGGAAGGCCAACAAGGACTCGTTCTTCTACACGAACATCACCCCGCAGATGGACGACTTCAACCAGAGCGGGCGGGACGGCATCTGGGGGCACCTCGAAGACGCGGTCTTCGAGGACGTCCGTGTCGACCAGCTCAGGGTCAGCGTGTTCGGCGGCCCCGTCTTCCACGACGACGACCGCGTCTTCCGGGGAGTCAGGATCCCGCGTGAGTTCTGGAAGGTGCTCGTCTTCACCGAGGACGGCAAGCTCAAGTGCAAGGCGTTCCTGCTGACGCAGAACCTGGAGCTGGCCGAAGCGCTCGACCTGGACGAGTTCCGGGTGTTCCAGGTCAAGCTGTCCGAGATCCAGAAGCGGGCCCGCCTGCGGTTCCCGGCCGCGATGACCAGGGCGGACACACTGGTGGTGCCGGAGTCCCTGGAGGACCGGGCTCCGCTGGAGAGCCAGTCCGACATCGACTGGAGCTAG
- a CDS encoding DUF6882 domain-containing protein, with the protein MTWTFPDRTATAPAQILGSFSPASGSWLWDGRTGASSPGRAAPPGASGTGRPGPDPSRSSRSAWSP; encoded by the coding sequence ATCACCTGGACCTTCCCCGACAGGACCGCGACAGCACCCGCGCAGATCCTCGGCAGCTTCAGCCCCGCGTCGGGCTCGTGGCTGTGGGATGGGCGAACGGGAGCGTCCTCCCCGGGACGAGCCGCGCCGCCGGGAGCGTCCGGGACCGGGCGCCCGGGGCCGGATCCGTCTCGGTCATCACGTTCGGCCTGGTCACCCTGA